Below is a window of Ananas comosus cultivar F153 linkage group 9, ASM154086v1, whole genome shotgun sequence DNA.
attccctatctagtcttcttttgaaaaatattccccatctagcctcattttcaaagattagagaaaaaaagagaaattaatacttttaatatatattaaggggttaagtgggggagattatctttttctctctcctctcctattTCTCGAGATCCCTTCCCACTCTCTAATTTTTGCGTATAATTTATCTCATAtcgatttatttcaaaatagaaaatttttataaagcgcatcaatctttttatattttgatgaaaATATTATACATGGTTCGGAAGAAATTGATTATAATAGTCCTGATCCAAAACTATTTGGATTTCTCGTACTTTAGGTTTTAATacattaaaacataaaatttataggcCGAATGGAATcaagattattttgatataaaaattaataggagaggagagagaaaaagataatctctcccacttaaccccttaatatatattaaagaaattaatttctctttttttctctaatctttgaaaatgaagctagatagggaatatttttcaaaaggaggctagatagggaatatttttttataaagaagctagataggtaaatagttcGTGTATTAATGTATGTGTATGGGAACAAATAAAATGGCGTTGGCCTCGGGAAGTGTGATGTTTTAGGAGactagataaaaataaaaacaatgttAGATGTACACTTTTATATCCTACACTTTTTAATTGGAGAATTATataagtaaaagaaaataagcaCATTGGTATAGACCATAAAAAATATACGAGCGTAAAATAACgagaggcttttttttttttttcggtggcTGAAACTAATTAAGGCTTAATTTGCATAACGTgtagtgagaaagtatgataaaaaaatattatatttatttttttcatgtaatattttatttcgttTATTACGATGAatcgattatgatatattttttacggttCTAACCGAAAACGGACAAGTGTATTTGTATATGCTTTTATTCCCAGTCCATTTTATCTGAAAGCGCTAGATGGACCTAAATATCAAACTAAGTTTAAGACATTTTAGTGATTGAAACTAATTaataacagataaaaataaataagtaatgctagtaatatatctaaaaataaatatagatgtGGCATTTACCCAAATATAAACCATAAGGTCCTCCTTTGGTGTCCTTGTCGTTTTTGCAATTTAATCTatcaataaatttttgtttaatttagcATACAAATAAGGTTTTCTCTTGGTATCATGATTAATTAACTTGCAATAGATTTCCATCTAAGtgagaaataataaatttttaaaaaataatttgaaattttaaaaattatttttaaatttttttttttttcttgcgaAAGAAATATTATGAATATAAGGATTGAAAACAATCCAAAGTACGCCTCACACCTTTTTTATGTGAAAAttctatttgaaaataaaagaaaaaactaagtTCCAGATGTTGCAATTGGGCCTCAAACTGCACATCCAACTACAGCatataaatcatgcaaaaaaacaaaaacgacCTGTTAAAGTGCCGTACCTCGGATCGACAAACAttctcaataataataataataataataataataataacaacaacaataataaaagtttagaacctttaaaaatttattagaggTTTGGTTATCAACCCTGAAAATTTTGCCAATGCAAGCCcctatattttgtattttaaagcCCCATGAAATAATGTGCAAAATAAGTGGCCCCAGAATCTTGAAATTCATAAACTACACAAGATCATTGAAATTTCAAAGCCGAGATATCAAACTGGGGAATCACTCAGCAGTACAACAGGTACAAAAATAACGAAACCCACTACACATCAGATCATTCATAGAACAAAGCATGTCAAATAAACTTCATCATTGATGATCCAAACAATATTGTAATTtcttggaagaaaaaaaaatcaacacttGATTGAGTAGAATCAGCATTCTTTTCAATCTGGAGCTCTACAAATTCAGAAGCTGAAAATGATTATCATATCTTTGCAAGCAACAGATCAGAGAACAAGTGAAGTTCTGCAGGACGGTGCACAGGACATGGAACTAATTAACTTCATCAACACGAGCCACATGATTCACCGAGCCACAAgtccaaagcataaaaaatgAAACTTGATGATTTGTTGGTGCACAGTTTTTCATTAAATCCTAGCAGTCATTCATAAAAATCAACTTTCAAAAGAAGCAGAAGCttacaaaaaagtaaaaaaaagagctACTTTGAGGGTCTGAAAAGCTCATCTTAGCTAGTCGCTGTCCCTGTATCCGGCCAATCATAGGCTCCAGACAGTTTCGATCTCAAAAGCCAACATAAATGCCATAAAATCTGAGGTTGAAATAAGCATACAGCAGCAAACACTATGAACTCAGAAGGTAAACAAGATTATCATAATTTCGATGCCAACAAATCAACTAAAAATCTAGCAAACTCTGTCGCCGGCAGGAAACAACACATGATTGATAGAACCAAGAACGCCAAGCATACTTAAGAAGTAGAAAAGGAAATGAAATGGTTCGAACAAAAGCTATTAGATTGAAGTCCCAATAAAGCCAAAATTTCATAGTGAAAATAGCTTGCGAGCTAAGAAAAATACTCTTAAGTTATTTAGCGGTATCGGCGGAGAGAGACAGTCTGATTGCGCTTCCAGGTGGCACGGCGGGAGGGGCGGGCCTTGTGGTGGGGATGACCTTTGCCGCGCAGCCCGCGGTACTTCTTGCCGGCTGACGTGAGCCCGCGGAGCTCCCGGTGCTTATGAACGCCCTTGCAGATCCAGTTGATCCGCGGGTCATTCCTGATGGCGTTGTGTGCCGCATCCACTAAGATCACCTCGTAGTACTTGTATGTTGAGTCCTGAAAGTAACGTAATAGTGAAAGAGTTTGGATTTCATGAGCGGAAAAAAATAGGCAATGCATAAGAAAGGGGAAATGAGTCTATTTGAAGAAACAGTATTACAAGCAAAATAGTATCTGCATGCTGAAGCATTTGGAAAACAAAGTTGTAAAGTTTTTAATGCAGTGGGGATTTAAAATGAGCTTTCAAGTCGCAAAAAACAGCTCTAAATTAGAGTTTCTACTTCTGCTGCAGCATAGCGGCACTAAGTATATTTTAGCAGAAAGAAGTAGCTACTGTTGCTTTGAAAAAGCCTACTCAAACAGAAGTTGTGAGAAAGATCCAGCCAAACACAAGAGGCCCAAGAAGCTTTCCCATCAAAATCCTTTCAATAGCTTATCAATGCAGCAAAGCAGAAACTTCAAATCTGATGTCCTGCTTTTTGTGGGCCACAAGCTTATTTTAACCTCGTACAACAGCAAAAGCTCTGAGGCTTCCTGTTAATCAAATGCCCTAGTGCTGCTTCTCAAAGTGGAGAAGCTCTACCAGAAGGTAGGCCAGAGAGGCACTTGAAAATAGCAACAAAATGTCACAAGGATGATCACCTACATAACTGAGTAAAGGACACTTTTATTTTCCTACCATTAACATTCAACAGCGACAATATTATTTTTGGTAAATTTATGCAGAAGTAGTTAGTTAAGAGTAATCTCTGTAGAGGTTAGGGAACAGTGTGCAAACCTCATTAATCCAGTACGAGTTGAGAACCTTAAGGCCGCCCAGTTTACGACCAGCTCTTTCCTCGGCAACTGACCTCTTGTTCCTCTGGAACTTGAGCTGGGTGATACCCTGGTTCTTTGGCTTGCCGTAAACAATACCCTTGGGGACTGGCCTCTTCCTCCCTCCACGCCTAACACGAACACGATAAATCACATAACCCTGCACATCAAAGAATAAGATCATTTAAAGGTTATGCACCATTCGGGCAGGATGTACTAGTACACCCATAATTTAAACACCATTACTAAATGTTTCGAGTTGTAATGGTAAAAACAAAAATGTAAGCAACAAATTGTTTAGGAAACAGAGACGCAATGAAGCTTCAAAAAACGAGTAAGACATTAAGTTTTATTGCATAAGAGAGATATTTCTGAGCTTTCACAAAATAATATGGACAAAGCAACAAAGTATATGAAGACAgcttattaaaaagaaaaggcagCCTCAGGTATGCAGAGAACTAATCAATCACAAAACCAAAAGTGCATAAATCTCTCAAAAGTGTTTCCAACAAAAGCTGAGACATCGAAAAGCAAATGTGAAttatcataataatatatagcttTCCTGACTAAAAATCACAAATAAAGCATGCTTGCAAGGATTATTTCTAGCCTATTAAAATATGCAGCACCTATAGACCAGCTATTATAACTACAAGCAAAGCGAGGGTTCATAAGTTGCGAGGATCTAACATTACAAACCACCTAAATAccaaattacaaaaatttatcGAGATTTCAATGCAGAATGCGTACATAGAAAATTACAAACAGCATAACGTGAATCGCAagcaaagtgaaaaatcagCAGATACACACATAATCAGGTCAATCTGATCATGCTTTGTAATCAGATTAAGGGAGTTTAATTTCATACTAGTAATTTAAGAGATAAGTGGCAGAAGGTGACATAAGGATTTGTGCTTGCTATAATCTTTTGCTTCGATTCCCCAACAAACGGGCTCTCATAGTCTCATTGTGAAATGGGATTggtgaatgaaaaaaaataatatgaatgaataaTCTCCAATATTAAATCCTAGAACACTGATCGTAGTAGCATAACTCACGACTATAGAAACTTGATAAATACAGATCTGTTTATCCATTTTAATGTAATTATCGAATGAGAAAACAAGATGAAATCAACAAATCAATTACgtaaaaaatgtatagagacacCCTCAATTATAGGTCATTTTGAAATGACCCCCCCTCCATTTTCCCCCCAATCAACAGCTCTACTTTTggaaccttttttttctttttctgtttggtGATTCTAATCGAATAGGTTAGAGATTTTAATAAATCCAACAGTAGCT
It encodes the following:
- the LOC109715095 gene encoding 60S ribosomal protein L15-1-like, with the translated sequence MGAYKYVSELWRKKQSDVMRFLQRVRCWEYRQHPSIVRVTRPTRPDKARRLGYKAKQGYVIYRVRVRRGGRKRPVPKGIVYGKPKNQGITQLKFQRNKRSVAEERAGRKLGGLKVLNSYWINEDSTYKYYEVILVDAAHNAIRNDPRINWICKGVHKHRELRGLTSAGKKYRGLRGKGHPHHKARPSRRATWKRNQTVSLRRYR